From a single Polynucleobacter asymbioticus QLW-P1DMWA-1 genomic region:
- a CDS encoding O-linked N-acetylglucosamine transferase, SPINDLY family protein: MFQEVFQALQNNQFLEAESLLQEMLLASPENPDVLHLLGIVCGMQNRPDDALRFFEQALQLTPDNSALHFNTAKALSTLQRDMDALEHHRKALAIDPDNPEIWLNYGRSLDNLRKREEALTCYEKAVVLQPQMAEGWFNKGKILGELRRYAEALQSYINAYQLRPTEPFLLGIILHYKMLICDWADLDGIYLKIQQDLHAHQLVVEPFGFQGISTSEQDLLESAKIFAKQRFPARKKAVIQSAPKSKNEKIRIAYLCGEFRDQATSVLMTGVYESHDPEYFEIYALDNGWDDGGVLRPRMKKAFKEIIDISQMTDPAVVSLIEDLQIDILVNLNGYFGEGRQNIFASHPAPIQVNYLGFPGTLGAEYMDYLIADPIVIPADSRQYYVEKIAYMPNSYQANDSKRVISAREFTRAELGLPESGFVYCCFNNNYKITPETFDSWMRILKAVEGSVLWLIQDNVPAEENLKAEALKRGISSDRIIFAQRLPLPEHLARHKIADLFLDTLPYNAHTTASDALWAGVPVLTLLGNTFPGRVAASLLNAVGLAELVTHTPQAYEQRAIELARDPLALRAIQDRLVENRLTKPLFDTVLFTQDLEVLYKKMVERYRANLAPENIS, translated from the coding sequence ATGTTCCAAGAAGTCTTCCAGGCCCTGCAAAACAACCAATTTCTTGAGGCGGAATCCCTGCTTCAAGAAATGCTTCTGGCTAGCCCTGAGAATCCAGATGTTTTGCATTTGCTGGGGATAGTCTGCGGAATGCAGAATCGCCCAGACGATGCCTTGAGATTTTTTGAACAAGCTTTACAACTCACCCCCGATAATTCTGCGCTCCATTTCAATACTGCTAAGGCTTTATCTACCTTACAAAGGGATATGGATGCTCTTGAGCACCATCGGAAGGCTCTTGCTATAGACCCCGACAATCCAGAGATCTGGCTCAATTACGGAAGAAGTTTAGATAATCTTCGTAAGCGTGAAGAAGCTTTAACTTGTTATGAAAAAGCAGTTGTTCTGCAACCCCAAATGGCTGAGGGATGGTTTAACAAAGGAAAAATACTGGGTGAATTAAGACGCTATGCAGAGGCTTTGCAGTCCTATATCAACGCTTATCAGTTAAGACCCACCGAACCTTTTCTTTTGGGGATCATCTTGCACTACAAAATGCTCATTTGTGATTGGGCGGATTTGGATGGCATCTATCTAAAGATTCAACAGGATTTGCATGCCCACCAGCTGGTGGTAGAGCCCTTTGGATTTCAGGGGATCTCCACTTCCGAGCAAGACCTTTTGGAGTCAGCCAAGATATTTGCCAAGCAACGCTTTCCTGCAAGAAAGAAGGCGGTGATTCAATCTGCCCCTAAATCGAAGAATGAAAAAATTCGTATTGCCTATCTTTGTGGGGAGTTTAGAGATCAGGCGACATCCGTATTAATGACGGGGGTGTATGAGTCTCATGACCCTGAGTATTTTGAAATCTATGCTTTAGATAATGGCTGGGATGATGGTGGTGTTTTACGGCCGCGCATGAAAAAAGCATTCAAAGAAATAATCGATATCAGTCAAATGACGGATCCTGCGGTTGTGAGTTTGATTGAGGACTTACAGATCGATATTTTGGTGAACTTAAATGGTTACTTTGGCGAAGGGCGCCAAAATATCTTTGCATCGCATCCAGCACCTATTCAGGTAAATTATTTGGGGTTCCCAGGCACTTTAGGTGCTGAGTATATGGACTACTTGATAGCTGATCCGATTGTGATTCCAGCTGATAGCCGTCAGTATTACGTAGAAAAAATTGCCTATATGCCCAATAGCTATCAGGCTAATGATTCAAAACGTGTCATCTCCGCACGAGAATTTACACGAGCAGAATTGGGTCTGCCGGAGTCGGGCTTTGTATATTGTTGCTTTAACAATAATTACAAGATTACGCCTGAAACATTTGATAGTTGGATGAGGATCCTCAAGGCGGTTGAAGGAAGTGTTCTTTGGTTGATACAAGATAACGTGCCGGCCGAAGAAAATCTGAAGGCTGAGGCTCTGAAGCGTGGAATTTCTTCTGACCGCATTATTTTTGCGCAGAGATTACCCCTTCCAGAGCATCTTGCGCGTCACAAAATAGCAGACCTTTTTTTGGATACGCTTCCTTATAACGCCCACACCACAGCTAGTGATGCTCTGTGGGCTGGAGTTCCGGTTCTCACGCTTTTGGGAAATACATTTCCAGGCAGGGTGGCGGCAAGTCTTCTGAATGCCGTGGGATTGGCAGAGTTGGTAACGCATACTCCCCAAGCATATGAACAACGTGCAATTGAATTGGCTCGTGACCCCTTAGCGTTGAGGGCAATTCAAGATCGCCTAGTTGAAAACCGATTAACAAAACCCCTTTTTGATACCGTGCTATTTACTCAGGATTTAGAGGTGCTCTACAAAAAAATGGTTGAACGGTATAGGGCGAATTTAGCGCCTGAAAATATTTCTTAG
- a CDS encoding pirin family protein, which yields MSIQKTTLQLNELMIRNIQTIIPGIATSDGAGVKLRRSLGGQEQLRLDPFLMLDEFSSNDPNDYVAGFPAHPHRGFETVTYMLEGHMLHEDHLGNQGHLKTGGVQWMTTGRGIIHSEMPQQVSGAMRGFQLWINLPAQEKMKPAGYQDIQVEEIPRVELEHGGSIKVIAGSYEGADGAIQGPIQGITTAPLFLDVNLPPHIEFEHRIAKEFNAFLYLYKGELEVGGPMRPAPTQAAIVLGDGDRLKVKSGEAGAQFIVLAALPLHEPIVQYGPFVMNTRAEIEQAIDDYQNNRFVIS from the coding sequence ATGTCAATCCAGAAGACCACCCTCCAGCTTAATGAATTGATGATTCGCAATATTCAAACCATCATCCCTGGCATTGCGACCTCTGATGGCGCAGGCGTAAAGCTGCGTCGTAGTTTGGGCGGGCAAGAGCAATTGAGGCTTGATCCTTTCTTAATGTTGGATGAGTTTTCTTCAAACGATCCCAATGACTATGTGGCGGGTTTTCCTGCACACCCTCACCGTGGTTTTGAGACGGTGACCTATATGCTCGAAGGGCATATGTTGCATGAGGATCATTTAGGCAATCAGGGGCATTTGAAGACGGGTGGCGTGCAGTGGATGACAACAGGTCGCGGCATTATCCACTCTGAAATGCCTCAACAAGTCAGTGGTGCAATGCGTGGCTTTCAGTTGTGGATAAACCTACCAGCTCAAGAAAAAATGAAGCCTGCAGGATATCAAGATATTCAGGTGGAGGAGATACCTCGTGTTGAGCTAGAGCACGGTGGCTCTATTAAAGTCATTGCAGGCTCGTATGAAGGTGCTGATGGCGCAATTCAAGGTCCGATACAAGGCATCACTACTGCGCCATTGTTTCTGGACGTAAATTTACCCCCTCATATCGAGTTTGAGCATCGCATTGCTAAGGAATTTAATGCTTTTCTATACCTCTATAAGGGTGAGCTAGAGGTTGGTGGGCCTATGAGACCAGCGCCAACACAAGCTGCCATCGTCTTGGGTGATGGTGATCGTCTCAAGGTGAAGTCTGGTGAAGCAGGTGCACAATTTATTGTGTTGGCTGCCTTGCCTTTGCATGAGCCCATAGTCCAATATGGTCCTTTCGTCATGAACACCCGCGCTGAAATCGAACAGGCCATTGATGATTATCAAAATAATCGTTTTGTTATTTCCTAA
- the ubiG gene encoding bifunctional 2-polyprenyl-6-hydroxyphenol methylase/3-demethylubiquinol 3-O-methyltransferase UbiG — protein MNVDQSEIAKFSALAHRWWDPNSEFKPLHAINPLRLNWIKTFIDLDGKKVLDVGCGGGILAESISQSGADTTGIDLSDKALKVAELHALEVGANLTYRSISAEALAEEQPEQYDVVTCMEMLEHVPDPASVVRACATLCKPGGTLFFSTLNRSPKSYLFAIIGAEYILKLLPKGTHEYTKFIKPSELVAFTRHAGLELLGMKGLSYNPITQVYSLNNDLDVNYMIAVRK, from the coding sequence ATGAACGTTGACCAATCGGAAATCGCTAAATTTAGCGCCCTAGCCCATCGCTGGTGGGATCCCAATAGCGAATTTAAGCCACTTCACGCCATCAATCCCCTTCGCCTTAATTGGATAAAAACCTTTATTGATCTAGATGGAAAGAAGGTATTGGATGTAGGTTGCGGCGGTGGAATCCTCGCTGAATCTATTTCGCAGTCCGGCGCAGACACTACCGGTATTGATTTGTCAGACAAAGCCCTCAAAGTAGCTGAATTACACGCTCTTGAAGTAGGCGCAAATTTGACTTATCGATCTATTTCAGCAGAAGCCTTAGCTGAAGAACAGCCAGAACAGTATGACGTGGTGACGTGCATGGAAATGCTAGAGCATGTTCCTGACCCTGCGTCCGTTGTTCGCGCCTGCGCAACACTCTGTAAACCTGGTGGCACTTTATTTTTTAGCACCTTAAACCGCAGTCCCAAGTCCTACTTATTTGCGATTATTGGTGCAGAATACATTCTCAAGCTACTCCCAAAAGGTACGCACGAATACACTAAATTTATTAAGCCTTCAGAGTTGGTCGCCTTTACTCGTCATGCCGGATTAGAGTTGTTAGGCATGAAAGGTCTCAGCTATAACCCCATTACACAGGTCTATAGCCTTAACAATGATCTTGATGTGAATTACATGATCGCTGTACGCAAATGA
- the serC gene encoding 3-phosphoserine/phosphohydroxythreonine transaminase produces the protein MTFDRRIFNFAAGPATLPEEVLKQAADEMLNWRGLGTSVMEISHRSKEFMEVYEEVIHDLRTLMNIPDAYEILLLQGGGLGQNAAIPMNLMPLAKNGPKADYIVTGIWSEKSFKEAQKYGVANLVASSAAEKFNTIPAKSSWQLSNDAAYVLYCANETIGGVEFPDVPDVGNTPLVADISSNILSKEMDVTKCAVWFGGAQKNIGPSGVTIVIVRKDFIGHSMGITPTIWDWSVQANTQSMINTPPTFSIYMAGLGFKWLLKQGGVKVIEKRNQEKADLLYSFLDQSSLYENRVTKEYRSRMNVTFFLKDENLNTEFLAQSNAAGLVALRGHKAAGGMRASIYNAMPIEGVKALIEFMRDFERRA, from the coding sequence ATGACTTTTGACCGCCGCATATTCAATTTCGCAGCGGGGCCTGCTACTTTGCCTGAAGAGGTATTGAAGCAGGCTGCCGATGAGATGCTTAATTGGCGTGGTCTTGGTACTAGCGTGATGGAAATTAGTCATCGTAGTAAAGAGTTTATGGAAGTGTATGAAGAAGTCATTCACGACTTACGCACTCTCATGAATATTCCAGATGCCTACGAAATCTTGCTCTTGCAAGGCGGGGGTCTGGGACAGAATGCTGCGATTCCAATGAACTTAATGCCTTTGGCTAAGAATGGACCTAAGGCAGACTATATCGTTACCGGTATCTGGTCTGAGAAATCATTTAAAGAAGCACAGAAGTATGGGGTCGCTAATTTAGTAGCATCTTCTGCTGCAGAAAAGTTCAACACAATTCCTGCAAAATCTAGTTGGCAGCTCTCCAATGATGCTGCCTATGTTCTTTATTGCGCTAACGAAACTATTGGTGGCGTTGAGTTCCCAGATGTACCCGATGTGGGAAATACTCCACTAGTGGCAGATATTTCTAGCAACATTCTTTCTAAAGAAATGGATGTTACGAAATGCGCCGTTTGGTTCGGTGGTGCGCAGAAAAATATTGGCCCATCTGGCGTGACGATTGTGATCGTTCGTAAGGACTTCATTGGTCATAGCATGGGCATTACGCCAACGATTTGGGATTGGTCTGTGCAAGCGAACACCCAATCGATGATTAATACACCCCCGACTTTCTCAATCTACATGGCTGGTCTAGGCTTTAAGTGGCTGTTAAAGCAAGGTGGCGTAAAGGTGATTGAAAAACGCAACCAAGAAAAAGCAGATTTGCTCTACAGCTTCTTGGACCAAAGCAGTTTGTATGAAAACCGCGTCACTAAAGAATATCGCTCGCGTATGAACGTGACATTCTTCTTAAAAGATGAGAACCTAAACACAGAGTTTTTGGCTCAGTCTAATGCTGCTGGTTTAGTGGCTTTGCGTGGTCATAAGGCTGCAGGTGGTATGCGTGCGAGCATCTATAACGCCATGCCTATTGAAGGTGTAAAAGCCTTAATCGAATTTATGCGTGACTTTGAAAGGCGAGCTTAA
- the gyrA gene encoding DNA gyrase subunit A produces the protein MEQAAKETLPISLEDEMRRSYLDYAMSVIVGRALPDVRDGLKPVHRRVLFAMYELNNDWNRAYKKSARIVGDVIGKYHPHGDSAVYDTIVRMAQDFSLRYMLVDGQGNFGSVDGDNAAAMRYTEIRLRKIAHDLLADLDKETVDFGPNYDGSEKEPLILPAKVPNLLINGSSGIAVGMATNIPPHNLDEVISACLHVLHNPECTIDELIEIIPAPDFPTAGIIYGVQGVREGYRTGRGRVVMRAKTHFEDLDKGARQAIIVDELPYQVNKKNLLERIAELVNEKKVEGISDLRDESDKSGMRVVIELKRGEVPEVVLNNLYKSTQLQDNFGMNMVALVDNQPRLLNLKQMLEYFLQHRREVVTRRTIFELRKARDRGHVLEGLAVALANIDEFIAIIKAAANPVVAKQELMGKAWDSSMVREMLARAETDTPGGRNAYRPEGLLPEYGMQTTGLYRLSDSQAQEILQMRLQRLTGLEQDKIVNEYKEVMSEISDLLDLLAKPERVTQVIETELKEVQAEFGVAGGDTGRRSFIEMNATELFTEDLITPQDMVVTLSNTGYMKSQPLSEYRAQKRGGRGKQAAATKNEDWIDTLFVANTHDIILCFSDRGRMYWLKVWEVPQGSRTSRGKPIVNMFPLIEGEKITVILPIKGYQDDHYVFMATSLGTVKKTRLSDFSNPRKAGIIAVDLNENDFLVGAAITDGQHDVMLFSDAGKAVRFDENDVRPMGRTARGVRGMNLGDGHQVIAMLVAPAEAAEGAEAAVVDANGAAIPSSVLTATENGYGKRTPIAEYTRHGRGTKGMIAIQTTERNGKVVAAALVSPEDQIMLITTGGILVRTRVSEIREMGRATQGVTLINVDEGTRLSGLQRIAESDSDDETDEEGDASAEPADDTNSDVAGDA, from the coding sequence ATGGAACAAGCCGCTAAAGAAACACTACCAATATCCCTCGAAGACGAAATGCGGCGGTCCTATTTGGACTACGCAATGAGCGTCATCGTCGGCAGAGCCCTGCCAGACGTGCGTGATGGCCTCAAACCGGTTCACCGCCGGGTCTTATTTGCAATGTATGAATTAAACAACGATTGGAACAGAGCTTACAAAAAATCTGCCCGTATAGTTGGCGATGTAATCGGTAAATACCATCCGCATGGTGATTCTGCGGTGTACGACACGATTGTTCGCATGGCCCAGGATTTCTCTCTGCGCTATATGCTGGTTGATGGCCAGGGTAACTTTGGCTCTGTAGACGGCGATAACGCTGCTGCAATGCGCTATACGGAGATCCGTCTTCGTAAGATAGCTCACGACCTTTTGGCCGATTTGGACAAAGAAACCGTTGATTTCGGGCCAAATTACGACGGCAGCGAGAAGGAACCCTTGATTCTGCCGGCCAAAGTGCCTAATTTGCTCATAAATGGTAGTTCTGGCATTGCTGTAGGTATGGCTACTAACATCCCTCCCCATAACCTGGATGAGGTCATATCAGCCTGTTTACATGTGCTCCACAACCCAGAGTGCACGATTGATGAGCTTATTGAGATCATTCCAGCCCCCGATTTCCCGACCGCCGGCATTATTTATGGCGTTCAAGGTGTTCGTGAGGGCTATAGAACTGGTCGCGGTCGCGTGGTCATGCGCGCTAAGACTCACTTTGAAGATTTGGATAAAGGTGCACGTCAAGCGATCATCGTTGATGAGTTACCGTACCAAGTCAATAAAAAGAACTTGCTCGAGCGTATTGCTGAGTTGGTGAATGAGAAAAAAGTAGAGGGCATTTCTGATTTACGTGATGAGTCAGATAAATCCGGCATGCGCGTAGTGATTGAACTGAAGCGTGGTGAAGTGCCTGAAGTTGTTCTCAATAATTTATATAAGAGCACTCAGCTGCAAGATAATTTCGGTATGAACATGGTGGCTTTGGTAGATAACCAGCCACGCTTGTTGAATCTGAAGCAGATGCTTGAGTACTTCTTGCAACATCGTCGCGAAGTTGTGACGCGTCGCACAATCTTTGAATTGCGTAAAGCACGCGATCGCGGTCATGTCTTAGAAGGCTTAGCTGTTGCATTAGCAAATATCGATGAATTCATTGCGATTATTAAAGCTGCTGCAAATCCAGTAGTTGCCAAGCAAGAGTTAATGGGTAAAGCGTGGGATTCTTCAATGGTGCGTGAGATGTTAGCGCGTGCTGAGACCGATACTCCAGGCGGCCGTAATGCTTATCGCCCAGAAGGCTTGTTGCCTGAGTATGGCATGCAAACAACGGGTCTGTATCGCCTCTCTGATAGTCAAGCGCAAGAAATTTTGCAGATGCGTTTGCAACGCTTGACTGGTCTTGAGCAAGATAAGATCGTCAATGAGTACAAAGAAGTAATGTCAGAAATTTCTGATTTACTTGATTTGTTAGCGAAGCCAGAGCGCGTGACGCAAGTTATTGAAACTGAGTTGAAAGAAGTTCAAGCTGAGTTTGGTGTTGCTGGCGGAGATACTGGTCGTCGTTCATTTATTGAAATGAATGCAACTGAACTCTTCACGGAAGATTTGATTACTCCGCAAGATATGGTGGTCACACTCTCCAATACTGGTTATATGAAGAGTCAGCCACTGAGCGAATACCGCGCACAAAAACGTGGTGGTCGTGGCAAGCAAGCGGCAGCGACAAAGAATGAAGATTGGATTGATACTTTATTCGTGGCAAATACGCATGACATCATCTTGTGCTTCTCTGATCGTGGTCGGATGTATTGGCTCAAGGTATGGGAAGTGCCACAAGGAAGTCGTACATCACGTGGCAAGCCTATCGTGAATATGTTCCCGCTAATCGAAGGTGAGAAGATTACCGTGATCCTTCCAATTAAGGGATACCAAGACGATCACTATGTCTTTATGGCTACTAGCTTGGGCACCGTGAAGAAGACGCGTTTGTCTGACTTCTCGAACCCACGTAAGGCCGGCATTATTGCGGTCGACTTAAATGAGAATGACTTTTTAGTTGGCGCAGCTATCACTGATGGCCAGCACGATGTGATGCTGTTCTCTGACGCTGGTAAAGCAGTACGCTTTGATGAAAACGACGTTCGTCCAATGGGCCGAACAGCGCGCGGTGTGCGTGGCATGAACCTCGGTGATGGCCATCAAGTCATTGCCATGTTGGTAGCCCCAGCTGAAGCTGCTGAAGGCGCTGAGGCTGCTGTGGTTGATGCCAATGGTGCTGCCATACCAAGTAGCGTATTAACAGCTACTGAAAATGGTTACGGTAAGCGCACGCCAATTGCTGAGTACACCCGCCATGGCCGCGGTACAAAAGGCATGATTGCTATTCAGACGACTGAACGTAACGGAAAAGTGGTTGCCGCTGCATTGGTATCGCCTGAAGATCAAATCATGTTGATTACTACTGGCGGCATCTTAGTTCGTACACGAGTATCTGAAATTCGTGAGATGGGTCGTGCTACTCAAGGTGTTACTTTGATCAACGTTGATGAAGGTACGCGTTTGTCTGGCTTGCAGCGTATTGCAGAAAGCGACTCAGACGATGAGACTGATGAAGAGGGTGATGCATCCGCTGAACCAGCTGACGATACTAATTCTGATGTGGCAGGTGACGCTTAA
- a CDS encoding carboxymuconolactone decarboxylase family protein — MSERLIPYQPMDLAEPAELVAAIRKRRGGQFINLDRMLLHSVPIAEGWNHFIGEIRNNLSLDPKLRELAMCGVAVLNGAEYEFFHHAPPFKKAGGTEEQVQGLRLIGQATFPRQLFSQVENDAADLTFQMTRNIKVDGTLMKRLQQELGSTDTVELVTVIAAYNMVSRFLIALDVNPEDHPPA, encoded by the coding sequence ATGTCTGAACGTTTAATTCCATATCAGCCAATGGATTTGGCAGAACCCGCAGAATTGGTTGCCGCGATTCGCAAGAGACGCGGCGGCCAATTTATTAATTTAGATCGGATGCTTTTACATAGCGTTCCGATTGCAGAGGGCTGGAATCATTTTATTGGTGAGATCCGTAATAATTTATCTCTAGATCCAAAATTACGTGAGTTAGCGATGTGCGGTGTTGCTGTTCTGAATGGCGCTGAATATGAATTTTTTCATCATGCACCACCATTTAAAAAGGCTGGCGGTACTGAAGAGCAGGTTCAAGGGTTGCGTTTGATAGGTCAAGCCACGTTTCCTAGGCAATTGTTTTCACAAGTTGAGAACGATGCTGCGGATTTAACATTTCAGATGACGCGCAATATAAAAGTTGATGGCACGCTGATGAAGCGTTTGCAGCAAGAACTAGGAAGTACAGATACTGTCGAACTGGTAACAGTGATTGCTGCTTACAACATGGTGTCTCGATTCCTAATTGCGCTGGATGTCAATCCAGAAGACCACCCTCCAGCTTAA
- a CDS encoding HAD family hydrolase, which translates to MKQSPYHGIFFDLDGTLADTAPDLVAATNQLLIARNLAPKPYEFLRPYASAGARGLLEGAFGISTDHPDFAVLRDEFFANYENALHVESKLFEDMDSLLDQMDQANLPWGIVTNKSERFTNPLVELMGLHKRSVSTVSGDTTAHAKPHPEPILHAARLANVDPSKSLYIGDDIRDVVAGKAAGMKTVAAAYGYCGCKEPPEAWGADYIVNSPLELLQIIFPNKV; encoded by the coding sequence ATGAAGCAAAGCCCCTATCACGGGATCTTTTTTGATCTTGATGGCACTTTAGCTGACACAGCTCCAGATCTTGTAGCAGCGACCAATCAATTGCTCATAGCTCGCAATCTGGCGCCCAAGCCTTATGAATTTTTGCGACCATATGCATCTGCTGGCGCTCGAGGTTTGCTTGAAGGCGCCTTTGGCATTAGCACTGACCACCCTGACTTTGCAGTCTTACGCGATGAGTTTTTTGCCAATTACGAGAATGCATTGCATGTAGAAAGTAAATTATTTGAGGACATGGATAGCTTGCTTGATCAAATGGATCAAGCCAATCTTCCCTGGGGAATTGTGACTAATAAGAGCGAGCGTTTTACCAACCCCCTGGTAGAGCTCATGGGTCTGCACAAAAGATCTGTATCCACTGTATCGGGCGATACCACCGCTCATGCAAAACCCCATCCCGAACCCATCCTGCATGCCGCACGACTCGCCAATGTCGACCCAAGCAAATCTCTTTATATCGGCGACGATATTAGGGACGTTGTAGCAGGCAAGGCGGCAGGAATGAAGACCGTGGCTGCGGCTTATGGCTACTGTGGCTGTAAAGAGCCTCCTGAGGCCTGGGGAGCTGACTATATCGTCAACAGCCCTCTTGAATTACTGCAAATCATCTTTCCCAACAAGGTTTAA
- the ompA gene encoding outer membrane protein OmpA has translation MNKTLKVLLASVITVSATAAMASDNWQNGDGTLNWKNGDGTLCWRDNNWTPATAAKGCDGALTAAAAGVSQSKITLQADTLYDFNKSDLKPEGKATLDKIAADLSKIKLEVIIAVGNTDSVGTDAYNMALGQRRAQSVKTYLVSKGVDASRIYTESKGKSNPVASNATAEGRAKNRRTDIEVVGTAK, from the coding sequence ATGAACAAAACCCTGAAAGTGTTGCTCGCTTCTGTTATTACCGTTTCTGCTACCGCAGCGATGGCTTCTGATAACTGGCAAAACGGCGACGGTACCCTGAACTGGAAAAATGGCGATGGCACATTGTGCTGGCGCGATAACAACTGGACACCTGCAACTGCCGCTAAGGGTTGTGACGGTGCGTTGACTGCCGCTGCTGCTGGCGTTAGCCAAAGCAAGATCACTTTACAAGCTGACACACTTTATGACTTCAACAAGTCTGATTTGAAGCCAGAAGGTAAAGCTACTTTGGACAAGATCGCTGCTGATTTGAGCAAGATCAAGTTAGAAGTAATTATCGCTGTTGGTAACACTGATAGCGTTGGTACAGATGCATACAACATGGCCCTCGGTCAACGTCGTGCACAATCTGTTAAGACATACCTCGTATCAAAAGGTGTTGACGCTAGCCGTATCTACACAGAATCTAAAGGCAAGAGCAATCCAGTTGCAAGCAATGCAACTGCTGAAGGCCGCGCTAAGAACCGCCGTACTGACATCGAAGTTGTTGGTACAGCTAAGTAA
- a CDS encoding methyltransferase produces the protein MNIQWNQGELSHSAKWHSENGIRPHQKVIAADDTLTADVAYRLACEGTAMLWTGDFQNAKQLLQALIRRVDKPSKKSQRIDRLEKEKSKSPVDIFNLHRLSQSQRARILGMVLIPINADHSISLRRAPELTQACMEAYGAQQEAYVVSLRELLGVISAHEWRKKGVPILVRDDEEIRIHPHYGVFSPIRGEYIELLLKAPLPKAIQKSSIAFDIGVGTGVLSVVLAVREVKKIIATDQDDRAIACAQENIERLGLESQIVVLKTNLFPDDKAALIVCNPPWLPARPSSTLEYAVYDPESQMLKGFLQGLKDHLLPGGEGWLILSDLAEHLGLRTREELRDWIDQAGLQVLDRMNTKPSHRKAFDPTDALYKARSAELTSLWRLAPKTSL, from the coding sequence GTGAATATTCAATGGAATCAGGGTGAGTTAAGTCATTCTGCAAAATGGCACTCAGAGAATGGAATTCGCCCCCATCAAAAAGTGATTGCTGCTGATGACACGCTAACGGCCGATGTTGCCTATCGCTTAGCGTGCGAAGGAACGGCGATGTTATGGACTGGTGATTTTCAGAATGCCAAACAGTTATTGCAAGCTTTAATTAGAAGAGTTGATAAGCCTTCTAAAAAATCACAGCGTATTGATAGGCTCGAGAAAGAAAAATCTAAATCCCCTGTAGATATTTTTAATCTACACCGCCTTTCTCAGTCGCAGCGTGCCCGTATTTTGGGTATGGTTTTGATCCCAATCAACGCTGACCATAGCATCTCGCTTCGCCGAGCACCTGAGCTTACACAAGCCTGCATGGAAGCCTACGGAGCGCAACAAGAGGCTTATGTTGTTTCATTGCGAGAGTTACTCGGTGTTATTAGTGCTCACGAATGGCGCAAGAAAGGCGTACCTATTTTAGTTAGGGATGATGAAGAGATTCGAATTCATCCCCATTACGGCGTCTTCTCTCCCATTCGAGGGGAATATATCGAATTGCTTCTCAAGGCGCCACTACCTAAGGCCATACAAAAATCATCTATCGCGTTTGATATCGGAGTTGGTACCGGGGTATTGTCCGTAGTTTTGGCAGTTCGTGAGGTAAAGAAAATTATCGCTACCGACCAAGATGATCGAGCTATTGCGTGTGCCCAAGAAAATATTGAGCGTCTAGGATTAGAGTCGCAGATCGTAGTTCTCAAAACCAATTTATTTCCTGATGACAAAGCTGCTCTGATTGTTTGTAACCCACCTTGGCTGCCAGCGAGACCGAGTTCTACTTTAGAGTATGCCGTTTATGATCCAGAAAGCCAAATGTTGAAGGGTTTTCTGCAGGGCTTAAAAGACCATTTGCTGCCGGGTGGGGAGGGTTGGTTAATTCTTTCGGATCTAGCAGAGCATTTGGGATTAAGAACTCGCGAAGAGTTACGGGACTGGATTGATCAGGCGGGCCTCCAGGTGCTTGATCGTATGAATACCAAGCCTAGCCATCGCAAGGCATTTGATCCTACTGATGCGCTGTATAAGGCCAGATCTGCTGAACTTACTTCGCTGTGGCGTTTGGCACCTAAAACTTCGCTTTAA